In the genome of Candidatus Microbacterium phytovorans, one region contains:
- a CDS encoding glycosyl hydrolase family 65 protein produces MIDRDRFPVDPWRLVERTFSLDDVGVTETLFAQGNGYLGLRGNHPEGRHAHEHGTFVNGFHEIFPIRHAEQAYGFAEVGQTIINAPDAKVMRVYVDDEPLSFDVADVREYERAFDFRTGVLTRHVRWTTPSGKDVVIDFERMVSFEEKHLAVMRVTVTVLNADAPVTVSCQLINRQDGQDVYGGGGPAGKAKAGFDPRKAEKIDERVLQPQEFWQDGLRSALAYRVTASGMTIAVVADHVVDTENEYSARTLAEPDITKNVFRVQAKAGVPTTVTKLVSYHTSRGVPARELVDRGRRTLDRVGAEGVQEQFDRQAAWAEAFWQRSDVVIEGRDDLQQATRWCLWQLAQAAARADGQGVPAKGVSGSGYSGHYFWDTEIYVLPFLIYTTPLWARNALRMRYLMLPSARKRAGQLNEAGALFPWRTINGEEASAYYAAGTAQYHINADVSFALGKYVRATGDDEFLHREGVDIAVETARLWTTLGFWRYNETGDPEVFHIHGVTGPDEYTTVVNDNLFTNVMARYNLRFAARAVREMEEDEPERYAHMVDRLRLEPGEPEAWDRAAEAMHIPYSEALGIHPQDAVFLEREVWDLENTPPEQRPLLLHFHPLVIYRYQVLKQADVVLALYLQGNHFTAEEKLADFQYYDPLTTGDSTLSAVVQSILAAEVGYQDLALEYFRESIFVDLGDLHHNAADGVHVASAGGVWTALVAGFGGMRDHFGDLSFDPRLPADWPSLSYTLHWHGTELKITVTADALTVVAGPGESVGFEVRGAWYSVEGGGTVVVPLEGQGPVLPGRPTLGDISEQLREDGSMISASVPISTATSSIPVITGSSPTLTENGNLGVDS; encoded by the coding sequence ATGATCGATCGCGATCGCTTCCCCGTCGACCCGTGGCGTCTCGTCGAGCGCACGTTCTCCCTCGACGACGTGGGGGTCACCGAGACCCTCTTCGCCCAGGGGAACGGCTATCTCGGCCTCCGGGGGAATCACCCGGAAGGCCGTCATGCCCACGAGCACGGCACCTTCGTGAACGGCTTTCACGAGATCTTCCCGATCCGTCATGCCGAGCAGGCCTACGGCTTCGCCGAGGTCGGGCAGACCATCATCAACGCGCCCGACGCCAAGGTGATGCGCGTGTACGTCGACGACGAACCCCTGTCGTTCGACGTGGCCGACGTGCGCGAGTACGAGCGTGCCTTCGACTTCCGCACGGGAGTGCTGACGCGGCACGTGCGGTGGACCACCCCGAGCGGCAAGGACGTCGTCATCGACTTCGAGCGCATGGTGTCGTTCGAGGAGAAGCACCTGGCCGTCATGCGCGTCACCGTCACGGTGCTCAACGCCGATGCCCCCGTCACCGTGAGCTGCCAGCTCATCAACCGACAGGACGGCCAGGACGTCTACGGCGGCGGCGGCCCCGCGGGGAAGGCCAAGGCCGGCTTCGATCCCCGCAAGGCGGAGAAGATCGACGAGCGCGTGCTCCAGCCCCAGGAGTTCTGGCAGGACGGCCTGCGCTCGGCGCTGGCGTACCGCGTCACCGCCTCCGGCATGACGATCGCCGTCGTCGCCGACCATGTCGTCGACACCGAGAACGAGTACTCGGCACGCACGCTCGCCGAGCCCGACATCACCAAGAACGTCTTCCGCGTCCAGGCGAAGGCGGGCGTTCCCACGACGGTCACGAAGCTCGTGAGCTACCACACCTCCCGCGGCGTGCCCGCGCGCGAACTCGTCGACCGCGGCCGCCGCACCCTCGACCGCGTCGGTGCGGAGGGCGTGCAAGAGCAGTTCGACCGCCAGGCCGCGTGGGCCGAGGCCTTCTGGCAGCGGTCCGATGTGGTCATCGAGGGTCGCGACGACCTCCAGCAGGCCACCCGGTGGTGCCTCTGGCAGTTGGCGCAGGCGGCCGCGCGGGCCGACGGGCAGGGGGTGCCGGCCAAGGGCGTCTCGGGCTCGGGCTACAGCGGCCACTACTTCTGGGACACGGAGATCTACGTGCTCCCGTTCCTCATCTACACGACTCCGCTGTGGGCGCGCAACGCGCTGCGGATGCGGTACCTCATGCTGCCGTCGGCGCGGAAGCGTGCCGGTCAGCTCAACGAGGCGGGTGCGCTCTTCCCGTGGCGCACGATCAACGGCGAGGAGGCGTCGGCCTACTACGCGGCCGGCACCGCGCAGTACCACATCAACGCCGACGTCAGCTTCGCTCTCGGCAAGTACGTGCGAGCGACGGGCGATGACGAGTTCCTCCACCGCGAGGGCGTGGACATCGCCGTCGAGACCGCCCGCCTGTGGACCACGCTCGGTTTCTGGCGCTACAACGAGACCGGCGACCCCGAGGTGTTCCACATCCACGGCGTCACCGGCCCCGACGAGTACACGACGGTCGTCAACGACAACCTCTTCACGAACGTCATGGCCCGCTACAACCTGCGCTTCGCGGCGCGTGCGGTGCGCGAGATGGAGGAGGACGAGCCGGAGCGCTACGCCCACATGGTCGACCGCCTGCGTCTCGAGCCGGGCGAGCCGGAAGCCTGGGACCGTGCCGCCGAGGCGATGCACATCCCGTACAGCGAGGCGCTCGGTATCCATCCGCAGGATGCGGTGTTCCTCGAGCGGGAGGTCTGGGATCTCGAGAACACTCCGCCGGAGCAGCGGCCTCTCCTCCTGCACTTCCACCCACTGGTGATCTACCGCTACCAGGTGCTCAAGCAGGCCGACGTCGTGCTCGCGCTGTACCTGCAGGGCAACCACTTCACGGCGGAGGAGAAGCTCGCCGACTTCCAGTACTACGACCCGCTCACGACGGGCGACTCGACGCTGTCCGCCGTCGTGCAGTCGATCCTCGCGGCCGAGGTGGGGTACCAGGATCTCGCCCTGGAGTACTTCCGGGAGTCGATCTTCGTCGACCTGGGCGACCTGCACCACAACGCCGCCGACGGTGTGCACGTCGCGTCGGCGGGCGGCGTGTGGACGGCGCTGGTGGCCGGCTTCGGTGGCATGCGCGACCACTTCGGCGACCTGTCGTTCGACCCGCGCCTCCCGGCCGACTGGCCGTCGCTGTCGTACACACTGCACTGGCACGGCACCGAGCTGAAGATCACGGTGACCGCCGACGCCCTCACGGTCGTGGCGGGCCCGGGTGAATCGGTGGGCTTCGAGGTGCGCGGGGCTTGGTACTCGGTCGAGGGTGGCGGGACGGTCGTCGTGCCGCTCGAGGGTCAGGGCCCCGTGCTGCCGGGCCGTCCGACGCTCGGCGACATCAGTGAGCAGCTGCGCGAGGACGGGTCGATGATCTCGGCATCCGTCCCCATCTCCACCGCCACGTCGTCGATCCCGGTGATCACCGGATCGTCGCCCACGTTGACCGAGAACGGCAACCTCGGCGTCGACTCCTAG
- a CDS encoding DNA polymerase III subunit gamma and tau produces the protein MTTALYRRYRPESFGEMIGQSQVTEPLMTALRGDRVGHAYLFSGPRGCGKTTSARILARCLNCAQGPTDTPCGTCDSCVELSRGGGGSLDVVEIDAASHNGVDDARDLRERAVFAPARDRFKIFILDEAHMVTAQGFNALLKLVEEPPAHVKFIFATTEPEKVIGTIRSRTHHYPFRLVAPAAMLEYVEQLCTAENVSVEPGVLPLVVRAGGGSPRDTLSLLDQLIAGSDDGVVGYERAVALLGYTHGELLDEVVEAFARHDAGAAFAAVDRVVQTGQDPRRFVDDLLERLRDLIIVSATGAGASAVLRGVPVDELERMGVQASAFGTDRLSRVADIVVTALDDMSGATSPRLQLELLVARVLASAAPAPLVSAAPSAAPAQVAVPVTPSAAPAAQVSTPVAASSAASPAPAVPVSAPPGAASPAPEAAPVADAVPAAPAVPSGPLALSDVVAAWPRVLAALEPVSRSSWMLASAAHPVAFAGDVLTLAFHSASDVTSFKKLAGGKGPSEDLRGAIVQVLGVRVKYVARHDPSIGGLGGLGDPGGSDGAAASGDADAEGASGPSPETAPDGNRRDAPAAPRPGVPTASAAPRPAPARAPEPTRSAPVASAAAAPVTEWAVAPIPGGDAAPAPLAVDEEPEDAAAPASVRTLTREHDGDVLTDADAPMTAEEEEELPPPVIADAPLPPRAPVAVERPIERAAPARTSRPGGIERVGEAVVRQILGATFVREEPYTPPARFQ, from the coding sequence GTGACCACCGCCCTGTATCGCCGCTACCGGCCCGAGTCGTTCGGCGAGATGATCGGGCAGTCCCAGGTCACCGAGCCGCTCATGACCGCGTTGCGCGGCGACCGCGTGGGTCACGCCTACCTCTTCTCCGGCCCCCGTGGCTGCGGAAAGACCACGTCGGCGCGCATTCTCGCCCGATGCCTCAACTGCGCTCAGGGCCCCACCGACACGCCCTGCGGAACATGCGACAGTTGTGTCGAACTCAGCCGCGGCGGCGGCGGTTCGCTCGACGTCGTCGAGATCGACGCGGCATCCCACAACGGCGTCGACGATGCGCGCGACCTGAGGGAGCGGGCCGTCTTCGCTCCGGCGCGCGACCGCTTCAAGATCTTCATCCTCGACGAGGCCCACATGGTCACGGCGCAGGGCTTCAACGCGCTGCTCAAGCTCGTGGAGGAGCCGCCGGCGCACGTCAAGTTCATCTTCGCGACGACCGAGCCCGAGAAGGTCATCGGCACGATCCGCTCGCGCACCCACCACTACCCGTTCCGGCTGGTCGCTCCGGCGGCCATGCTCGAGTACGTCGAGCAGTTGTGCACGGCCGAGAACGTGTCGGTCGAGCCGGGTGTGCTGCCACTCGTCGTCCGCGCCGGTGGCGGATCGCCGCGCGACACGCTCTCGTTGCTCGATCAGCTCATCGCCGGTTCCGATGACGGCGTCGTGGGATACGAGCGGGCCGTGGCACTGCTCGGCTACACGCACGGCGAGCTGCTCGACGAGGTCGTGGAGGCGTTCGCGCGCCACGATGCCGGAGCGGCCTTCGCCGCCGTCGACCGCGTCGTGCAGACCGGTCAGGATCCGCGACGTTTCGTCGACGACCTCCTCGAACGCCTGCGCGATCTCATCATCGTCTCCGCCACCGGAGCGGGGGCCTCTGCCGTCCTGCGGGGAGTCCCGGTCGACGAACTGGAGCGGATGGGCGTCCAGGCGTCCGCCTTCGGCACCGACCGTCTCTCGCGCGTCGCCGACATCGTGGTGACGGCTCTCGACGACATGTCCGGCGCTACGTCGCCGCGGCTCCAGCTCGAACTGCTCGTGGCACGCGTGCTGGCGAGCGCGGCGCCCGCGCCGCTCGTCTCCGCGGCGCCGTCCGCTGCGCCCGCGCAGGTGGCGGTCCCGGTGACGCCGAGCGCCGCTCCCGCCGCGCAGGTCTCGACCCCTGTCGCCGCGTCGTCCGCCGCGTCCCCTGCGCCGGCCGTGCCGGTCTCCGCCCCGCCCGGCGCTGCTTCCCCGGCACCCGAAGCGGCTCCGGTCGCCGACGCGGTCCCGGCCGCACCCGCCGTGCCGTCGGGTCCGCTCGCGCTGTCCGACGTCGTCGCGGCGTGGCCCCGGGTTCTCGCGGCCCTCGAGCCGGTCAGTCGATCGTCGTGGATGCTCGCGTCCGCGGCGCATCCCGTCGCCTTCGCCGGCGACGTGCTCACCCTCGCCTTCCACAGCGCCTCCGACGTCACATCCTTCAAGAAGCTCGCCGGCGGCAAGGGCCCGAGCGAAGACCTCCGGGGCGCGATCGTCCAGGTGCTCGGCGTGCGGGTCAAGTACGTCGCGCGCCACGATCCCTCGATCGGCGGTCTCGGCGGTCTCGGCGACCCCGGCGGTTCCGATGGTGCCGCTGCGTCGGGCGACGCCGATGCGGAGGGTGCGTCAGGTCCGTCACCCGAGACCGCGCCGGACGGCAACCGCCGCGACGCGCCGGCGGCACCACGCCCCGGTGTGCCCACCGCCTCGGCGGCGCCGCGACCTGCCCCCGCCCGTGCCCCCGAGCCCACGCGCTCCGCGCCCGTCGCCTCGGCCGCCGCCGCTCCCGTGACGGAGTGGGCCGTCGCCCCGATTCCGGGCGGCGACGCTGCTCCCGCACCGCTCGCCGTCGATGAGGAGCCCGAGGATGCCGCGGCCCCGGCATCCGTTCGCACGCTCACGCGCGAGCACGACGGCGACGTGCTCACCGACGCGGACGCGCCGATGACGGCCGAGGAGGAGGAAGAACTTCCGCCCCCCGTGATCGCCGACGCTCCTCTTCCGCCTCGTGCTCCCGTCGCCGTCGAGCGTCCGATCGAGCGGGCCGCGCCCGCCCGCACGTCGCGGCCCGGCGGGATCGAGCGTGTCGGCGAGGCCGTCGTCCGCCAGATTCTCGGCGCGACCTTCGTGCGCGAAGAGCCGTACACCCCGCCCGCGAGGTTCCAGTAA
- a CDS encoding aspartate kinase: protein MALIVQKYGGSSVADAESIKRVAKRIVDARRAGHDVVVAVSAMGDTTDELLDLAHAVAPIPAPRELDMLLSSGERISMALLAMAIHSMGFEARSLTGSQAGMITTAHHGAARIVDVTPVRVREALDEGAIVIVAGFQGFNRDTRDITTLGRGGSDTTAVALAAALDADVCEIYSDVDGIFTADPRVVPKARKLGTIGAEEMLELAANGAKVLYIRAVEYARRHGVMIHARSTFSSGVGTFVLGPGMSIPEGVEGVEVEEPIVAGVATDLSQAKITVIGVPDVPGKAAEIFKIVARSGANVDMIVQNVSAAATGRTDISFTLPKADASAALRALAAEQQGVGFESLVHDDQIGKLSVVGAGMRAHSGVSATLFEALSTAGVNIEMISTSEIRISVVVRGDELADAARIVHTAYGLDGDAEAVVYAGTGR from the coding sequence GTGGCGCTGATCGTCCAGAAGTACGGCGGATCGTCGGTCGCCGACGCCGAGAGCATCAAGCGCGTCGCGAAGCGGATCGTCGACGCCCGCCGCGCGGGTCACGATGTTGTCGTCGCCGTCAGCGCGATGGGCGACACGACCGACGAACTCCTCGATCTCGCGCACGCCGTCGCGCCGATCCCCGCGCCGCGAGAGCTCGACATGCTTCTCTCCTCGGGTGAACGCATCTCGATGGCCCTCCTCGCGATGGCGATCCACTCCATGGGGTTCGAAGCCCGGTCGCTCACCGGCAGCCAGGCGGGCATGATCACCACGGCCCACCACGGTGCCGCCCGCATCGTCGACGTCACTCCCGTGCGCGTGCGGGAAGCGCTCGACGAGGGGGCGATCGTCATCGTCGCGGGCTTCCAGGGCTTCAACCGCGACACCCGCGACATCACGACACTCGGGCGGGGCGGTTCCGATACGACCGCCGTGGCTCTCGCCGCCGCGCTCGACGCCGACGTGTGCGAGATCTACAGCGACGTCGACGGCATCTTCACGGCCGATCCGCGCGTCGTGCCCAAGGCGCGCAAGCTCGGCACGATCGGTGCCGAAGAGATGCTCGAGCTCGCCGCCAACGGTGCCAAAGTCCTGTACATCCGTGCGGTGGAGTACGCTCGCCGCCACGGCGTCATGATCCATGCCCGCTCGACGTTCAGCTCGGGGGTCGGCACGTTCGTGCTCGGACCCGGGATGAGCATTCCCGAGGGCGTAGAAGGGGTTGAAGTGGAAGAGCCGATCGTCGCGGGAGTCGCGACCGACCTCAGCCAGGCGAAGATCACGGTCATCGGGGTTCCCGACGTTCCCGGCAAGGCCGCGGAGATCTTCAAGATCGTCGCGCGCAGCGGGGCGAACGTCGACATGATCGTGCAGAACGTCTCGGCGGCCGCCACCGGACGCACCGACATCTCCTTCACGCTCCCCAAGGCGGATGCCTCGGCGGCGCTGCGGGCGCTCGCGGCAGAGCAGCAGGGCGTCGGTTTCGAGAGCCTCGTCCACGACGATCAGATCGGGAAGCTGTCGGTCGTCGGTGCAGGGATGCGCGCCCACAGCGGCGTCTCGGCGACCCTCTTCGAGGCGCTGTCGACGGCGGGCGTGAACATCGAGATGATCTCCACGTCCGAGATCCGCATCTCGGTCGTCGTCCGCGGCGACGAACTGGCCGACGCTGCGCGCATCGTGCACACCGCCTACGGTCTCGACGGCGACGCGGAAGCGGTCGTCTACGCCGGCACCGGGCGCTGA
- a CDS encoding NAD(P)-binding domain-containing protein, producing the protein MEPAPADVVVIGAGQAGLSATYHLRRRGFGPVDGPPEVAGAGSFVVLDAETAPGGAWQHRWASLRMATVNGIHELPGFAVPPADPAAASRDVLPAYFAAYEARFDLRVRRPVRVAAVRRADDDPHGRLLVETDAGTWSAAYVINATGTWRRPFWPHYPGQDRFAGRQLHVHDYVSAEEFAGRRVVIVGAGVSAIQLLDEISRVADTFWVTRREVEWDAGDFDTAARIAAIAGVEERVRRGLPPGSVISVTGQHWTPWARAAHSRGVLARHPMFVSIEENGVRMPDGSFEPADVILWATGFRADIAHLAPLGLRTPAGGIRVADGRSLDDPRLFLIGYGPSQSTVGANRAGRDAVRAIVADRRHAPMRAAETPTAGAEAGASAPAGFAAT; encoded by the coding sequence ATGGAGCCTGCACCCGCCGACGTCGTCGTGATCGGCGCCGGGCAGGCGGGCCTCTCGGCCACCTATCACCTCCGCCGCCGCGGTTTCGGTCCCGTCGACGGTCCGCCGGAAGTCGCGGGAGCGGGGTCGTTCGTCGTGCTCGACGCCGAAACCGCTCCGGGAGGCGCGTGGCAGCACCGCTGGGCGTCGCTCCGCATGGCGACCGTGAACGGCATCCACGAACTCCCGGGATTCGCGGTGCCGCCGGCAGACCCCGCAGCGGCGAGCCGCGACGTCCTGCCCGCGTACTTCGCCGCGTACGAGGCGCGCTTCGACCTGCGGGTACGCCGTCCCGTGCGGGTCGCGGCCGTCCGTCGCGCCGACGACGACCCGCACGGGCGTCTGCTCGTCGAGACCGACGCGGGAACGTGGAGCGCCGCGTACGTGATCAACGCGACCGGCACGTGGCGGCGTCCGTTCTGGCCGCACTACCCGGGGCAGGACCGGTTCGCGGGCCGGCAGCTCCACGTCCACGACTATGTCTCCGCCGAGGAATTCGCGGGCCGGCGCGTCGTGATCGTCGGGGCGGGCGTCTCGGCGATCCAGCTCCTCGACGAGATCTCCCGCGTCGCCGACACCTTCTGGGTGACGCGCCGCGAAGTCGAGTGGGATGCCGGCGACTTCGACACGGCCGCGCGGATCGCCGCGATCGCCGGCGTGGAAGAACGCGTGCGCCGCGGACTCCCGCCCGGCAGCGTCATCTCCGTGACGGGCCAGCACTGGACTCCGTGGGCGCGAGCCGCCCACTCACGGGGTGTGCTCGCACGGCATCCGATGTTCGTCTCGATCGAGGAGAACGGCGTGCGGATGCCGGACGGCTCCTTCGAGCCGGCCGACGTCATCCTGTGGGCCACCGGATTCCGCGCCGACATCGCCCACCTCGCGCCGCTCGGGCTGCGCACCCCCGCGGGCGGCATCCGTGTGGCCGACGGACGTTCCCTCGACGACCCGCGGCTCTTCCTCATCGGCTACGGGCCCTCGCAGTCCACCGTCGGCGCCAACCGCGCCGGCCGCGACGCCGTGCGCGCCATCGTCGCCGACCGCCGCCACGCCCCGATGCGGGCAGCAGAAACGCCGACGGCGGGTGCGGAAGCCGGAGCCTCCGCACCCGCCGGGTTCGCGGCGACCTAG
- a CDS encoding HAD-IA family hydrolase: MTAAQLPDLTSYDGVLFDLDGVLTPTAEVHMHAWQTMFTELFTAWDITPPYSERDYFEYLDGKKRYDGVASLLRSRDVEVPWGDPSDPPSADTVCGIGNRKNDVFSSVLRAEGITPYPGSLALVDRLRAAGVPIAVVSSSKNAEEVLQVAGIRDLFPVVMDGVIAERDGLPSKPAPDVFAEGARMLGVDPARSAAVEDAHSGVQSAAAAGFALVVGVDRGVGADVLLSSGAHVVVDDLSAFVS, from the coding sequence GTGACAGCCGCTCAGCTCCCCGATCTGACCTCGTACGACGGCGTTCTCTTCGACCTCGACGGAGTGCTCACTCCGACGGCGGAGGTGCACATGCACGCCTGGCAGACCATGTTCACCGAGCTCTTCACCGCGTGGGACATCACCCCGCCCTACTCGGAGCGCGACTACTTCGAGTACCTCGACGGCAAGAAGCGCTACGACGGCGTCGCGAGCCTCCTGCGCTCGCGCGACGTCGAGGTGCCGTGGGGTGATCCGTCCGATCCGCCGTCGGCCGACACCGTCTGCGGCATCGGCAACCGGAAGAACGACGTGTTCTCCAGCGTGCTGCGCGCCGAGGGGATCACCCCGTACCCCGGCTCGCTGGCCCTCGTCGACCGGCTGCGGGCCGCGGGAGTGCCGATCGCGGTCGTATCCAGTTCCAAGAACGCGGAGGAGGTGCTGCAGGTCGCCGGCATCCGTGACCTCTTCCCCGTCGTGATGGACGGTGTCATCGCCGAGCGCGATGGCCTTCCCTCCAAGCCGGCCCCCGATGTGTTCGCCGAGGGCGCCCGCATGCTGGGCGTCGATCCCGCCCGCAGCGCCGCCGTCGAAGACGCGCACTCCGGCGTGCAGTCCGCCGCGGCGGCAGGGTTCGCGCTCGTGGTCGGTGTCGACCGCGGCGTGGGTGCCGACGTGCTCCTGTCCTCGGGGGCACATGTCGTCGTCGACGACCTGTCCGCCTTCGTCTCCTGA
- a CDS encoding acetate kinase, giving the protein MTVVLVINSGSSSFKYQLLDVESERSLASGLVERIGEELGSARHKVIGTEGDAESARELPIPDHAAGFAVMLAAFAENGPSLTDNPPAAIGHRVVQGGARFFQPTLIDDLVEINIDELSVLAPLHNPGAVQGIRAAREAFPDLAHVAVFDTAFHQTLPPAAYTYAIDRDMARKHRIRRYGFHGTSHKFVSRAAAEHLGRPLRELKQIVLHLGNGASVTAVDGGHSVETSMGLTPLEGLVMGTRSGDIDPSVLLVLARREEMSPGELDAFLNKRSGMLGLAGVSDMRDIEERRDAGNGAAMLAFDVYVHRLRAYLGAYIAQMGGVDVISFTAGVGENSPLVRAAALETLGFLGIRVDPVRNETRARGIRAISTDDSDVTVLVVPTNEELEIARQTMSIVGRA; this is encoded by the coding sequence GTGACCGTCGTCCTCGTCATCAACAGCGGCTCCTCGTCGTTCAAGTACCAGCTCCTCGACGTCGAGAGCGAGCGGTCGCTGGCATCCGGTCTCGTCGAGCGCATCGGCGAGGAGCTGGGTTCGGCGCGTCACAAGGTGATCGGGACGGAGGGGGATGCCGAATCGGCGCGGGAGCTGCCGATCCCCGACCACGCCGCCGGCTTCGCCGTGATGCTCGCCGCCTTCGCGGAGAACGGCCCGTCGCTCACCGACAACCCTCCGGCGGCGATCGGCCACCGGGTGGTGCAGGGCGGCGCGCGGTTCTTCCAGCCGACGCTGATCGACGATCTCGTCGAGATCAACATCGACGAGCTCTCGGTACTGGCGCCGCTCCACAATCCGGGCGCTGTCCAGGGCATCCGCGCCGCGCGGGAGGCGTTCCCCGACCTCGCTCACGTCGCGGTGTTCGACACGGCGTTCCACCAGACACTCCCGCCGGCGGCGTACACCTACGCGATCGACCGCGACATGGCGCGCAAGCACCGCATCCGGCGCTACGGATTCCACGGTACGAGCCACAAGTTCGTCAGCCGCGCGGCCGCCGAGCACCTCGGCAGGCCGCTGCGCGAGCTGAAGCAGATCGTGCTGCACCTGGGCAACGGCGCGTCGGTCACCGCGGTCGACGGCGGGCACTCGGTGGAGACCTCGATGGGTCTCACGCCGCTGGAAGGGCTCGTGATGGGCACCCGATCCGGCGATATCGACCCTTCCGTGCTCCTCGTGCTCGCCCGCCGCGAGGAGATGAGCCCCGGTGAACTCGATGCGTTCCTCAACAAGCGCAGCGGCATGCTGGGCCTCGCCGGCGTCTCCGACATGCGCGACATCGAAGAGCGCAGGGATGCCGGCAACGGCGCCGCGATGCTCGCCTTCGACGTCTACGTCCACCGGCTGCGGGCCTACCTCGGTGCGTACATCGCTCAGATGGGCGGCGTCGACGTGATCTCGTTCACGGCGGGCGTGGGTGAGAATTCGCCGCTCGTGCGGGCCGCAGCGCTCGAGACGCTCGGGTTCCTCGGCATCCGGGTCGATCCCGTGCGCAACGAGACGCGAGCCCGGGGCATCCGCGCGATCTCGACCGACGACTCCGACGTCACGGTGCTGGTCGTGCCCACGAACGAGGAGCTCGAGATCGCCCGTCAGACGATGTCGATCGTCGGGCGCGCCTGA
- the recR gene encoding recombination mediator RecR, with translation MYDGIVQDLIDEFGRLPGIGPKSAQRIAFHILQTPTFDVSRLSHLLGELRERVRFCEICGNVSEQERCGICRDPRRDATFICVVEDAKDVSAIERTREFRGLYHVLGGAISPIAGIGPDDLRITQLMQRLADGTVQEVILATNPNLEGEATATYLSRLLHTLEIRVTRLASGLPVGGDLEYADEVTLGRAFEGRRTV, from the coding sequence ATGTACGACGGCATTGTTCAAGATCTCATCGACGAGTTCGGTCGCCTTCCCGGCATCGGACCGAAGTCGGCGCAGCGCATCGCGTTCCACATCCTCCAAACGCCCACCTTCGACGTGTCCCGGCTCTCGCACCTGCTGGGGGAGCTGCGTGAAAGGGTGCGATTCTGCGAGATCTGCGGCAACGTGTCCGAGCAGGAGCGCTGTGGCATCTGTCGGGATCCGCGTCGCGATGCCACCTTCATCTGTGTCGTCGAAGACGCCAAAGACGTCTCGGCCATCGAGCGCACGCGGGAGTTCCGAGGGCTGTACCACGTGCTCGGCGGCGCGATCAGCCCCATCGCGGGGATCGGTCCCGACGATCTGCGCATCACGCAGCTGATGCAGCGACTCGCCGACGGCACGGTGCAGGAGGTCATCCTCGCGACCAATCCCAACCTGGAGGGCGAGGCGACCGCAACCTACCTCAGTCGGCTGCTGCATACGCTCGAGATCCGCGTCACCCGGCTGGCGTCCGGGCTTCCCGTGGGTGGCGACCTCGAGTACGCCGACGAAGTCACCCTCGGCCGCGCCTTCGAGGGGCGTCGCACCGTCTGA
- a CDS encoding DMT family transporter yields MGATTVSGRGWLLYGAMAVLWGIPYLFIKEAVDSYSPAAIVAGRTLLGALILLPLALHRRALTPALRLWPWVLAFGAIEMAGPFLLLGHAEQTLSSGLTGLLVATVPLFAAIISLLRGDRGVLSPARAIGLGVGFAGVAVIVLGPGLAVADPHDALWAVGQVLLVAVLYAIAPFLIATKLKDVPSLGTITLSLLMIGIAYLPFGLLTQHEVPTVRSTVSLVALGILCTAVAFLGFFALIREVGPVRAPLFTYVNPVVAILLGVVILGEPLSPGLLLGFPLVIVGCWLAATGGRLRRRPIANELPIV; encoded by the coding sequence ATGGGCGCCACCACGGTCTCGGGGCGCGGCTGGCTGCTCTACGGCGCGATGGCCGTGCTCTGGGGCATCCCGTACCTCTTCATCAAGGAGGCCGTCGACTCCTACTCGCCCGCCGCCATCGTCGCCGGGCGCACCCTGCTGGGCGCGCTCATCCTCCTTCCGCTCGCTCTGCACCGACGAGCGCTCACGCCGGCGCTTCGGCTCTGGCCGTGGGTGCTGGCTTTCGGCGCCATCGAGATGGCCGGCCCCTTCCTGCTCCTCGGTCACGCCGAGCAGACGCTCTCGTCGGGGCTCACGGGTCTCCTCGTCGCTACCGTGCCCCTCTTCGCGGCGATCATCTCGCTGCTGCGCGGGGATCGCGGCGTGCTGTCCCCGGCCCGAGCCATCGGCCTGGGCGTGGGCTTCGCGGGGGTCGCGGTCATCGTCCTCGGACCGGGACTCGCCGTCGCCGATCCTCACGACGCGCTCTGGGCCGTGGGACAGGTGCTGCTGGTCGCCGTCCTCTACGCCATCGCGCCGTTCCTCATCGCGACGAAGCTGAAGGACGTGCCGTCGCTCGGCACGATCACGCTCTCCCTCCTGATGATCGGCATCGCGTACCTGCCCTTCGGCCTGCTGACGCAGCACGAGGTGCCGACCGTCCGCTCCACCGTGTCTCTCGTGGCCCTCGGCATCCTCTGCACGGCCGTCGCCTTCCTCGGGTTCTTCGCGCTCATCCGCGAGGTGGGCCCGGTGCGCGCGCCGCTGTTCACCTACGTCAATCCGGTCGTCGCGATCCTGCTGGGGGTCGTGATCCTGGGCGAGCCCCTCTCGCCCGGACTCCTGCTCGGCTTCCCGCTCGTCATCGTCGGATGCTGGCTCGCGGCGACGGGCGGACGGTTGCGCAGGCGACCGATCGCGAACGAACTCCCCATCGTCTGA